The genomic segment gccacatttattatccgatattgttgaaatttaagacaatgacTTGCaatacgcccttcgacatccttcgttaatttggtccaggtttggatatagctgccatatataccaatcctccgatttagggtcttaggcccgtaaaagccacatttattatccgattttggtgaaatttggggcagtgaattatgctaggcccttcgacattcttcgtcaatttggtccagatcggtccagatttggatatatctgccatatataccgattctccgattgagggtcttaggcccataaaagctacatttattattcgattttggtgaaatttgggacagtgagtagtgttaggcccttcgacattattcgtcaatatggcccagatgggtctagatttagttatagctgccatatagaccgatcctcagatttagggtcttaggcccataaaagccacctttattatccgattttgctgaaaattccgacagtgagttgtgttaggcccttcaacatcttttgtcaatttggcctagatcggtccagatttggatatagctgtcatatagaccaatcctccgatttagggtcttacgcccataaagccacatttattatccgattttgctgaaatttgggacagtgagttgtgttaggcccttcaacattattcgtcaatttggcacagatcggtccagatttggatatagctggcatatataccgatcctctgatttagggtcttaggcccataaaagccaaattttttatccgatttttctgaagttTGGGAGAgtaagatgtgttaggcccttcgacatttttcatcaatttggcctagatcggttcagatttgaatatagctgccatatagaccgatcggccgatttagggtcttaggcccataaaagccacatttattatccgattttgcttaaatttgggacagtgagtagtgttaggcccttgacatacttctgcaatatggtactgatcggtccaggtttggatatagctgccatatagaccgatctctcggttttaggttttgggccataaaaggcgcatttattgtccgatttcggcgaaatttgggacagtgagttaagttaatccccttgccatacttctgcaatttggtccagatcggttcagatttggatatatcgtccatatagaccgatcgtccgatttagggtcttgggccaataaaagccagatttgttatccgattttgctgaaagttgggacagtgagttgtgttaggctgttcgacatcgttcttcaatttggcccagatcggtacagatttgaatatagctgccatatagaacgatcgctcgatgtaaggtcttggattcttaaaaggcgcatttattgtccgatttcgccgaaatttaagacagtgcgttatgttaggcttctcgacatttttctacaacatggccctaatcggtccagatttggatatagctgacatatagaccgatatctcgatttaaagtcttggccccataaaaggtgcatttataatcccatgtcactgaaatttgacacagtgacttatgttgggcttttcgacatccgtatcgcttgtggttcagatcggtttatttttagatatagctactaaaatgactaatattttgttatacacaattgcgcaatgacttgtacttattagtttttggtccaaatcggaacatatttcgatataactgctatgcaattttcacaagattttgatgaaagttggtttacaaatatacccgtgatggtggttatccaaagtttggcccggccgaacttaactcctttttacttgtttttgccttagaagagatgccgggaaaagaactcgacaaatgcgatccatgttggatggtatataagattcggcccgaccgaacttagcacggttttacctGTTAGGACTGCTACAATATAATGCAAGATGCTAGAAGTTGAGTGTGCATGTGTATGTGCTCTCTTGTAACGTCAACATTCATTAGTATTTGATTAGTATGCGCCGCTGGGCACATACAACCCCACGAAAGCCTTTTTCTTCCTTAATTTCCCATTGAGAAACCAATTCTATCCAAAATAACACCAAGAAATTTGGCAGATTCTGAACTATTCATTGCTACCTCCACAAAGAAAGCAGCCTTAAGTCGGCAACTAATCTTTCGCTCTAGCTATGATCTCAGTAGCTATGATGCCTTGGACGATAATCAGCCAGTTCGAAGAATATTTGGCGTAAGCTCATAGGACCCATAGGAGCGGCCAAATGACATCTCTCTCCGGCGTTCTATACAAAATCGTGGTCATTATTCATATCATTATTGGATCCTCAATTTCCGTGTTTTCTCACCACAGCATTTCtgcatatttgtatacccataaTCCTTATCAGAGTGCTTAAACTATTGTGGCATATCACGATCTTGATGTTGGTCTGCACTCAAACCTTATCATAATAGGCGGTTAATCCTAGCAGCATAATGGCTTATAATTATGGTATTCCAAGCATTTGTATTGATAGTATGGTGATTGTAGTAGAATACCATATTTCACTTATGATCAGGACGACATTTTTGTGGTATTATATGGCATCGAACAGTAAGTTTTCAAATCTGCAACTTctgtagataaaaaaaaataaagcaattatTCAAAGTTCATTTGCGATTTTGCTTATGGGCAGGTGTAAAAGGATTCCTCCAATTGTGGTAGGGCAATAGTTCCTATTTTAATAGAGTGTTTTTTCCCATCTAACAAGTTGAATATTACAATCCAAGCGGTAGCTACTTTTAAAAGCAATTCCTTAAGGACACCCATTTAAGGATTTTTCTCCTTTCTTAATAACCATCGTCTCTACAACTAAACActcaatgtatttttttttttgggaattttggATAAGGGAATTTTATTTAACTACTAACAGCCATAGTATAACGATTCAATAACGATAACAACTTCTTAGGCTTCAGGGGCAACGGGCAAATGGGCACCTTGGGGTTGGAAACCGTTTTCATCGGCAACATAGTTGACGGTGTAGGTTTGACCATCATCAGCAACAAAGGAGAAGGAACCGGTGACAGCAATGGCTTCTTGTTCGCTACCGGCGTTCTTCAATTGACCACTGGCCTGGGCGTTGGTGCCATCGCTGGTTTCGTAgctgcaatggaaaaggaacaCAGAAGCGTTGGTTAAGTGTACATTTTGAGCCCAAAATTGCCGCAAGAGCAAGAGGAAAGGTCATTTTCTAACTTACGCATATTGGAAGGATTCGGGTCCTACATCAGATTCACTCTTGACGATTTGCACATCAGCAGCAGGGGCGGCCAAGGCAACGGCGAAGAGGGCAGCAAAGACAATGATGAATTTCATGTTGGTTTTTGTGTTGATTTCAAGATTCTTTCCGCTCTTCGAGTGTGCAAAACTGACAATGATGCTTTTCTATCCAAACACAGGCGTTTTTATATGGAAACCTTAAATAATCCGCTAACTGGAGGTAGGTGAGGTGTCCAAAGCTCAGTTACGCTTTAAGGCTTATGGCTATTTACCACCGGTATTCTCTTTTCAGATTTTTGCGGATGGGCCGGCGATCAGCCAGCTATCAACAAATCATGCGATCGCACATTCATCGCAGTGGAAAAGTGCTAAAGGGGAAGTTTAATAAGTTTCTGTTGACTTATGTCTTTTTTTGTCGATTGTTTAGATGGATTCGTCTACGCCAttgctcatcatcatcatcaccatcttcAGCAACTTCAAGTTCAACATCCAACTAAACCAGATTTTCATTTTCGGACATGTTAATTGCCTTTAGTCTGCTGCTTTTATTTGAGAACTTCGACGGCTTAGTGTTGGCTTAAGGTTCTGTCGAGGCCCAAAGTGATCgtaaaaatatgttttgtgtttttggccaaaaattcaAAAGCGAAAACGAAAGTATGTGGTaaagttatatttttttctgcCAGTCAGCTGAAAATCTCATAAGACAATCGTTCGCCATCAATTAGACTCCTAGACATTTGTTATGGATCCAGTTACTCCAGTTCCAGTTCTTTTTTGGTGTCTTGGGTTGGCTACGATCATCCATTAGcaaatttgttttgcttttttgtgcGTCCTTTAACCTTGCCAAAAATTCCACTCCAAATCGAGCTTAAAACTAGTTTCTCcattaaacttttatttttattttctccaaAGTTCAAAGTAATTTCAGGTAAATGTCAATGCGCCATGGCACTATGGgatgaaattaagaaaaaaatggtaTGCTTACTGAACGCAGCCACAATACTAGCTTCCAACATCGGCATAGTTATTCAATATCTTAGAGCAGCAAAATACTGtgaagaaacaaagcaaattgAAAACGAATctcgaaaaacaaaatatgCTCGCCTCAAAAGCACGTTTAGTATGAATGTCTTGTCAACTGTTATTTTTGAGGTTGATTTGCTTTTAATCAGCTAATTTAGTGTCAACATGCGCGAACCAAAGTTCAAAAGCGATCTATtgggttcaacggtaggaactagaaggcaaacaagaattcggttcagattaagaaaaTATAGGTTCAAATTGAAATCCTGAGCTCGTTGCTAATTGCATAGTAACAacttataattttttcttaaatttttgcaaaaacgtTTTACCATTTCTCTTAGTGTGTACTTGTAGCTGTTCCCCTCGCATTCATTCTTATGTCGAACAAATACCAAATATCATActtacatataaagggtgattttttagctattatctttttggtaacactagtttaaacagctcacgaatgtttcgtgttttgtttcactatcaaacatctttagtttggtctatagtttaacaaattattgagttttattatcaaaactaactggactgggcccgctccgctgcgccttctttaactctcatatatctattaagggtggggacacttggccctgaatgtagatatcgtgctactgtagcctatgtccgcctatgatgctgaacgcttgcgttcgaatcctgagtGAACttcggaaaaaatttaaagcggtggttatcccctcttaatgctggcgacatttgcgaggtaccataccatgcatggtcatgtaaaaaattctcccaaagtggcggcacaccgtacggtctcggctataaaaaaggcccattatcgttgataaactcaacttgaatcggaaagcactaattgatgtatgaaaagattgcccctgctcggttcct from the Stomoxys calcitrans chromosome 1, idStoCalc2.1, whole genome shotgun sequence genome contains:
- the LOC106093931 gene encoding larval cuticle protein 65Ag1-like, producing the protein MKFIIVFAALFAVALAAPAADVQIVKSESDVGPESFQYAYETSDGTNAQASGQLKNAGSEQEAIAVTGSFSFVADDGQTYTVNYVADENGFQPQGAHLPVAPEA